Sequence from the Pseudophaeobacter arcticus DSM 23566 genome:
TGGCGCAGAGTAGGGTCAGAGGCAGGGAGCGGGTCATGTGGTTTTCCTTTGGCCTTCCCCTTGATGCACAATCATTGCGCGGGGTACAAGGCAGTGCTGCCCTGGGGGTGCAGAATTTCGTTCTGCCTGTTTTCTGATCGGGCGCAGGTTTCTGGTGAATGTATATGTCGCGGGGGGCTTTTTTCTGAACGAATGTTCAGTTAACGTGATTTTATGGCACGTACGCAAGGTTCACATTCTGATATCACCGGCCCACGCATCCGCCGCGCGGCGCTGCGGCTGTTTGCGCAGCATGGCTATGCGGCGGTTTCGATGCGGCAGATTGCCAAGGAGGTCGGCGTTCAGGCCGGGGCCTTGTATAACTACATCCCGGACAAGCAAAGCCTGCTGCACTCCTTGATGGAGGGCCACATGCGTGAGCTTTTGGCGGCTTGGCAGGAACAGGAAAAACCACAGGACGCCCTGGCGCTGCTGGAGCAGTTTGTCCGCTTTCACATCGGGTTTCATATGCAGCGCTCTGATGAGGTTTTTATCGCCTATATGGAGCTGCGCAACCTGAGCGATGAGAATTTTGCAGCCATCGAGTCCCTGCGACGGACCTATGAGGACGCGCTGGAAGCGGTGCTGAAGCAAGGGGTCGAGGAGGGGCAGTTCACCCTGGCGGATACCAAGATCGCCACTCTGGCGGTGATTGCCATGCTGAACGGTGTGATGACCTGGTATCGCAGCGGCGGGCGTCTGTCGCTCGACGAGGTGGAAAATGTCTATTGGGACATGGTTCGCAAATCCGTCACCGCCTGAGATCTGGCTGTGACGTGACCAATCCGGCCGTGGCGTGACCAAAAGGAGCGCTACCGCGCGAGTCTATTCTGCAAGGGGCAGGGTGACGTCTACGGCTGAACTGGTTGTCGGGCGATAGGGCGGTAAAAGGCGCTGAGATGGCTTTGACGGGCAGGTCTGCCCCTCAAAGCCAACTGCAAGTATGCGAAGTTTTGCGCGTCAAGGACAAGCCGCCTTTCAGGCGGGGCCTGCGGCCTCCTTGACTCGCGTCACATCAATGCGCTGGTGCGATGAAGGTGCCGTTGCGCAGGTCCTTGAAGGCCTGTTGCAGCTCTGCCTTTGTGTTCATCACAATTGGCCCATGCCAGGCAACGGGTTCCTCAATGGGGGCGCCGGAAATGAGCAGGAAGCGCAGACCTTCGGGGCCGGCCTGTACTGTGATCTCATCCCCGGTACCAAAGCGCACCAAGGTGCGGTTGCCCGAGAGGTCGCGGATATTGACCTCCTGGCCGGCCACTTCTTTTTCCAGCAGAATTCCCTGTGGGGCCGAGGCATCGACAAAGGCGCCGGCACCTTCAAAGATATAGGCAAATGCGCGTCTGTAGGTGTCGATCTTAAACCGCTTGGTGACCCCGGCGGGGACCGAGATATCGAGATACT
This genomic interval carries:
- a CDS encoding TetR/AcrR family transcriptional regulator → MARTQGSHSDITGPRIRRAALRLFAQHGYAAVSMRQIAKEVGVQAGALYNYIPDKQSLLHSLMEGHMRELLAAWQEQEKPQDALALLEQFVRFHIGFHMQRSDEVFIAYMELRNLSDENFAAIESLRRTYEDALEAVLKQGVEEGQFTLADTKIATLAVIAMLNGVMTWYRSGGRLSLDEVENVYWDMVRKSVTA